One genomic region from Biomphalaria glabrata chromosome 7, xgBioGlab47.1, whole genome shotgun sequence encodes:
- the LOC106052864 gene encoding uncharacterized protein LOC106052864: MINASLVETTDAPSTLTPDWIRAIYSIYLIFIIAVGLPGNIIIAIIYGRQVPKTACDWLIFTMGVTDAVVCFFSPILNLRSEFETEIPGMNGIWCGLEYFLQTTAMIASLIILVVIALDRYIKICKPRYQSLTPPMARHVCGWTVLVSGALCVYPTSGSFTDDICLHNTVTPNGTMKVYFTCVFCVFVFSFILVTFAYFSVCKQIGEKIKIKQRLLDNDGVTSNTSFQSTWESKEPLGSFLLGCCKSSRETAPKPHSSNKEDDERAAFLRSTTSPQINVDQAEPDSVEVSFVNEENMSACEARPLTLLASQPRLEKMNAIDYDPDTEITHVVDDVCLVYNHSQISPTGQRQGLDGPLAHCDERDASIERFPTNALGCPPASEQRLPSAQFDCAHLFSQGSRFDRKRNFILKPTRNGRVQLIYNASLSEPSLTRNFSPYSHDDSDDGDDVCKSDSGHFLSRAAKCNDTGIDGFCLCVIDHVTQRRNAHFYLGDDRDVRDKNLADDTQCRLARLQSCNECIIKSFSRPEDHPAHNKRTGAAGVVDSYSRNWNRWATSAFKKDKHLWPRNIHLSDRVLKLILSSTALGGAQANRCVCAYRFKRYHSFSCLETMQSPKREQDISYTAQESASSKNSGHHVTEHSTNGRTDSLSRKNSNNLRSKFSKPNSDMKCELETRDNREPSDYAKLNSDNNESHLSQKCQTVRQNSSARDLACEDVAPTPSHQLQAVMKHTHSITSKGSRDSKRTKHSSFEDESAVEEDKDAYGDLATAIFLSKLRRGREHGSKTSKSSVKSSGSRRRFAKERQMTYMLLCVTIAFLLSWIPPWIIYMTSFYASTEGLDPLLDRVIFKQLTTIQLVNFVVNPIIYYVFNPTFRSKVVDLIPLLPKSALGAEKS; encoded by the coding sequence ATGATCAATGCGTCCCTGGTTGAGACGACGGATGCACCTTCTACTTTAACCCCTGATTGGATCCGCGCCATCTACTCCATATACCTCATCTTCATCATCGCCGTCGGTCTGCCGGGCAATATCATCATAGCCATCATCTACGGGCGCCAGGTGCCCAAGACGGCTTGCGATTGGCTGATTTTTACGATGGGCGTAACCGATGCTGTGGTTTGCTTCTTCTCGCCCATCCTGAACCTCAGATCTGAGTTTGAAACGGAAATTCCCGGAATGAACGGAATCTGGTGCGGTCTCGAGTATTTCCTACAGACCACCGCCATGATTGCCTCCTTGATCATACTCGTGGTCATCGCCCTAGACCGCTACATCAAAATCTGCAAACCGAGATACCAGTCGCTAACGCCTCCGATGGCACGCCACGTCTGTGGTTGGACGGTTCTCGTTTCCGGTGCCCTTTGTGTTTATCCAACGTCAGGAAGCTTTACGGACGACATATGCCTGCATAACACCGTCACGCCCAACGGCACAATGAAAGTGTATTTCACCTGTGTGTTCTGTGTCTTCGTGTTCAGCTTCATCCTGGTCACCTTCGCTTACTTCAGCGTCTGCAAGCAAATAGGCgagaaaatcaaaatcaaacagCGCCTGTTGGATAACGACGGCGTAACCTCGAACACTTCGTTTCAAAGCACGTGGGAAAGCAAGGAGCCCCTGGGCTCATTTTTGCTTGGCTGCTGCAAATCAAGTCGAGAAACAGCCCCCAAACCTCACTCCAGCAATAAGGAGGATGACGAACGCGCCGCGTTTCTTCGTTCCACTACTTCCCCCCAAATCAACGTCGATCAAGCAGAACCGGACTCTGTCGAAGTCAGCTTTGTTAACGAAGAAAACATGTCAGCATGTGAGGCTCGACCTTTGACGTTGCTCGCTTCACAGCCTCGTCTAGAAAAAATGAATGCCATCGATTACGACCCAGACACTGAAATAACTCATGTGGTCGATGACGTATGTTTGGTCTATAACCATTCTCAGATATCCCCGACTGGACAGCGTCAAGGACTTGATGGGCCACTTGCACATTGCGATGAAAGGGACGCCAGCATAGAGCGATTTCCCACAAACGCTTTGGGTTGCCCTCCAGCATCAGAACAACGTCTTCCGTCTGCGCAGTTTGACTGCGCACATCTTTTTTCGCAGGGGAGTCGATTCGATcgaaaaagaaattttattctAAAACCAACCCGAAATGGCCGCGTACAGCTCATCTATAATGCATCGCTATCTGAACCAAGTCTGACAAGAAATTTCAGCCCTTATTCCCATGACGATTCAGATGATGGAGATGATGTGTGTAAAAGCGATAGCGGACATTTTTTATCCAGGGCTGCGAAATGTAACGACACCGGTATTGACGGCTTCTGTTTGTGTGTTATTGACCACGTGACACAGCGTAGAAACGCGCATTTTTACTTAGGTGACGATAGAGACGTCAGGGACAAAAATTTAGCAGACGACACGCAATGCCGATTGGCAAGGTTACAATCTTGTAATGAATGCATAATCAAATCATTCTCGCGCCCTGAAGACCATCCGGCTCACAATAAACGCACCGGCGCTGCCGGAGTGGTCGATTCATATTCTAGAAATTGGAACCGATGGGCGACGTCTGCTTTCAAAAAAGATAAACATCTGTGGCCGCGCAACATACATCTTAGTGACAGAGTCCTGAAATTGATCTTGTCATCCACGGCGTTAGGAGGCGCGCAGGCTAATCGCTGTGTGTGCGCTTACCGTTTCAAACGGTATCACTCCTTTTCATGCTTGGAGACAATGCAATCCCCGAAGCGCGAACAAGATATCAGCTACACAGCACAGGAAAGTGCATCTTCGAAGAACTCTGGTCATCATGTCACGGAGCATAGTACAAACGGAAGAACAGATTCTCTTTCAAGAAAAAATTCGAATAACTTGCGCTCCAAGTTCTCAAAGCCTAATTCCGATATGAAATGTGAATTAGAGACACGTGATAACAGAGAGCCTTCAGATTATGCAAAATTAAACTCTGATAATAACGAGTCACATTTATCACAAAAGTGCCAAACCGTCAGACAGAACAGCTCCGCCAGAGATCTAGCTTGCGAAGACGTTGCGCCAACACCGTCACACCAGCTCCAAGCGGTCATGAAGCACACGCACAGCATCACCTCGAAGGGCTCCAGGGATTCCAAGAGAACAAAGCACTCGTCTTTCGAGGATGAGAGTGCGGTGGAAGAAGACAAGGATGCCTACGGCGACTTGGCCACGGCCATTTTCTTGTCGAAGCTGAGACGGGGTCGAGAGCACGGCTCCAAAACGTCCAAGAGTTCTGTCAAGTCTTCAGGCAGTCGAAGAAGGTTCGCCAAAGAACGACAG